Within Nitrospirota bacterium, the genomic segment CGTGAGCGGCGTGCTCTCCTCCATGCCGCTTCTCGGCACGCTGACCTTCATCGGCGCCCTGTCGCTCTCGGGCACGCCGCCCTTTAATATTTTTGTGAGCGAGTTCACGGTGCTGAAGGCGGGCGTAGACAAGGGACTCTGGCCTGTGGTGGCCATCTTCCTGCTCTTTGTGGTCATCGTGTTCTACGGCGTGCTGTCCGGGTTCGGGAAAATGCTGTTCGGAAGGCCGGACACCGCGAACCGTTCGGCAGAGCGGCATCACCCTGCTGCGGGCTTGAACGCGGGAAACGTGCTGAGCACCGGCATCATGATCGTGATGGCGATATTGGTCATTGTCATGGGCTTCAACGTGCCGGCCTTTATCGACGCTACGATCAGGACCTGCGTTCAGGTCGTGGGAGTGAAGTAATGGATAGGGTCCTTAAGAAAGCGGTCACGGTCGTTGAGCATCTGAATGAGACCTATCTCGAGGTCAAACCGGATGATTTCAGGGACGTCTGCCGGTACCTGTCCGAAGAGCTGCATGGCCTGCTTCGGCTGATGTTCGCGACCGACGAGCGGGAGCGGGACGGCGTGTTCAGGGTCTATGCCGTGTTCTCCGTTCCCGGCGTTGACCGGTTCTTTATCATTGTCCGTTCCGTGAGCGGGGACGATCCCCGGTTCTCTTCGTTGACCCCTCATGTTCCCGCGGCTCACTGGTACGAACGCGAGATCTACGATATGCTCGGCCTCGCTCCCGAAGGGCATCCGGACCAGCGCAGGCTCGTTTTCCACGAAGCATTCCCGGCAAATTCACATCCGCTCAGGAAAGACTGGAAGATCGGGCCGTCGGACATCAGGGAATGGGGCGAGGGGATCATGGTGAAAGTCCCCCACCCTTTCATGGAAGTGGAAGGCGAGGGTATCGTCGAGATCCCCGTGGGCCCCGTGCATGCCGGCATCATCGAGCCGGGACACTTCCGGTTCAGCGCCGTGGGCGAGACCATCTTCTTCCTGGAACCTCGGCTGTTCTATACGCACAAGGGGACGGAGAAGCAGTTCGAGACGCTCGGATTTATTGAAGGCGTCAAGCTGGCGGAGCGCGTTTCCGGCACCTCATCTTTCTCCCACGGTGCGGCGTACTGCATGGCGGTGGAGCGGATGACCGGTACGGAGATCACGGAGAAGGCCTCGGCCGTGCGAACGCTCCTGCTCGAGCTCGAGCGGCTCTATAACCATATCGGCGATATCGGGAACATGTGCGCGGGGACGGCGCTCGCCGTGGGATACATGAAGGGCGCGGTCATCAAGGAACAGCTCATGCAGCTCAATGAGCGGCTCACCGGGAGCAGGTATCTTCGCAGCGCGAACATCATCGGCGGCGTCACGAAAGATGTGTTCGCCCGGGCCGACGATATCCTCAAGACGGTTGACGAAGCCACGAAGGATATTAAGGGGCTTATGCAGCTGCTGCTCGGCTCGGTCTCGCACCGGGAGCGGTTGGAGAACACCGGACGTCTCTCAAAGGACATCGCGTTGAAGTTGGGCGTGACCGGTGTTGCCGCGCGGGCGTCGGGCCTGAACGACGATATGAGGAAGTCCCATCCGCACCTCCTGTACGACAGGATGATCTTCGAAGCCCATACCCATGAAAAAGGGGACGTGTTCGCCCGCATGATGGTCAGGTCTGAAGAGGCCGAGTGCTCCATCTCTATGATCCAGGCGCTCATTGAAAGCGGTTACAAAGGCGATCTGGCCGTTCCCGTGAAACGGGCGCTTCCCTATGCGTCTGCACTGGGCTATGCCGAGACCCCGCGCGGTTCGCTGTTCTACTGGGTGATGGCGGACAGGAACGGCAGACCGCTCAGGGTGAAGCTCCGCTCGCCGTCGTACTGCAACTGGCCCGCCGTGCCCTTCGCCGTGCACGGGAACATCGTGCCCGACTTCCCGCTCTGCAACAAGAGCTTTAATCTGTCGTACTCCGGGACGGATATGTGACCAATCGCTCCGAGGATATGATGCAAAATCCACCACAGAGACGCAGAGACACGGAGAATACATATTATTATGAAGGGCTGACGGAGAAGATCATTGCCTGCGCTATTGAGGTACATCGCCATCTTGGGCCTGGCCTGCTCGAATCAATATATGAAGAGTGCTTTTGTAAAGAATTACAACTCCAGGGCATGGTCTTCGATAACCAGGTGACGCTTCCCGTTGAATATAAAGGACTCCAGCTTGATTGCAGTTATCGGATGGATGTTGTGGTAGATAGAAAAGTGGTGGTGGAAATCAAATGCGTTGAAAAAATACTTCCAGTTCACGAAGCGCAGTTGTTGACCTATTTAAAACTATCCGGTTTGAAAGTGGGGCTGATGGTAAACTTTAACTCTGCCTTGCTGAAAGACGGAATCAAAAGACTCGTACGATAACCTCTGTGTCTCTGAGACTCTGTGGTTGTCTTCCGTACGTGTTATGCTGACGGAGCAGTCATGTTTGAAGAAATACTAAAGAACGTGCTATCCAAGAAGAAGGTCATCCCGTTCCCGGAAGGCTTCACCATCGCTCCCGAGCAGGAGGCGAAGATTGTTGACTTTCAGGAAAAGATTGATAGAATCTTCCATAGGTCGCTCCGGATCAGGCAGATCGATGCGGGATCATGCAACGCCTGCGAATGGGAATGTACGGCGCTCACGAACCCCATCTACGACATCCAGCGCTTCGGCGTCGATTTCGTGGCTTCTCCCCGGCATGCCGACGTGCTGCTCGTGACCGGGCCGGTATCGCGCCAAATGGAGCTTGCGCTGAAGCGGACCTATATCGCGACCCCGGAACCGAAGCTCGTTGTGGCCTGCGGCGACTGCGCAAGGGACGGCGGTATCTATAAAGGAAGCTACGCTGTCACCAACGGCGTCGCGAACGTCATTCCCGTCGACGGCTATATCCCCGGATGTCCACCGACGCCTGCGGCGATCCTGCTGGGACTTTCACGGATCATAGGCGAACTCATCGATAAACGGGCATGAGGTCGTGTACGAAGAGTCGCAGAAAGAGCAAGGACCTGCGAGACCCGTGGCGGCCCTTTTCCCTGAACTGATCGGTTTCGGCTTCACCATGCAAGCATAGCCAGGAAGGTAGGGACGTGCTTCTTACACCTGTCAGTATCCTATTCGTGTCCTTTGCGGCGCTTCTGCTCCTTCTTGCGCTCATCCCCTTCCTGCGTCGGAACCAGCGTCTCCTCATAACCACCGGTTTTTCCCTTGCGGCCGTCGCCGCGTTCTTTGCCGCGATCGCCGGCGTTTGGACCGTGGCCGCCAACATCGTGGAGAAGGTCATCATACCCATCGGCCTGCCGGACCTTCCCTTTCACTTGAGGCTCGACCTGCTGTCCGGCTATTTTCTCGTCGTCGTCGGAGCGCTGGCCTTCTTCGTCTCCCTTTACTCCATCGGCTATGTCAAAGGCTTCCTGGGCCACCGGCCGGTGACCAGTCTCGTCGTCTTTTATGCCCTGTTCCTCGCGGGAATGTTTCTTGTGGTCCTCGCGGATGACGCCTTGTTCTTCCTGATCGCCTGGGAAATGATGGCCGCGGCATCGTATTTCCTCGTCCTCTTCGAGGATGAGAAGATCGAGAACAGGAGGGCCGCATTCCTCTATCTCGTCGTTGCCCACGTGGGCGCGATCGCGATCCTCCTGTCCTTCGGCATCCTGGCAGGCCTCGCCACCGGCTTCAAGGGATTTGAAGGCTATACCTTCGACAGCATGCGCGAGGCGGAACTTCCCGCCGGCTGGGCTTCCCTGGCATTCCTGCTCGCTTTTTTCGGTTTTTCGGCAAAGGCGGGCGTGATCCCGCTCCACGTGTGGCTGCCCGAGGCGCATCCCGTGGCGCCGTCGAACGTGTCGGCGTTGATGAGCGGCGTGATGCTCAAGACCGCCATCTACGGGATCATCCGGGTCGTCTTCGACCTCATCGGCG encodes:
- a CDS encoding NADH-quinone oxidoreductase subunit C, translating into MDRVLKKAVTVVEHLNETYLEVKPDDFRDVCRYLSEELHGLLRLMFATDERERDGVFRVYAVFSVPGVDRFFIIVRSVSGDDPRFSSLTPHVPAAHWYEREIYDMLGLAPEGHPDQRRLVFHEAFPANSHPLRKDWKIGPSDIREWGEGIMVKVPHPFMEVEGEGIVEIPVGPVHAGIIEPGHFRFSAVGETIFFLEPRLFYTHKGTEKQFETLGFIEGVKLAERVSGTSSFSHGAAYCMAVERMTGTEITEKASAVRTLLLELERLYNHIGDIGNMCAGTALAVGYMKGAVIKEQLMQLNERLTGSRYLRSANIIGGVTKDVFARADDILKTVDEATKDIKGLMQLLLGSVSHRERLENTGRLSKDIALKLGVTGVAARASGLNDDMRKSHPHLLYDRMIFEAHTHEKGDVFARMMVRSEEAECSISMIQALIESGYKGDLAVPVKRALPYASALGYAETPRGSLFYWVMADRNGRPLRVKLRSPSYCNWPAVPFAVHGNIVPDFPLCNKSFNLSYSGTDM
- a CDS encoding GxxExxY protein, translating into MTNRSEDMMQNPPQRRRDTENTYYYEGLTEKIIACAIEVHRHLGPGLLESIYEECFCKELQLQGMVFDNQVTLPVEYKGLQLDCSYRMDVVVDRKVVVEIKCVEKILPVHEAQLLTYLKLSGLKVGLMVNFNSALLKDGIKRLVR
- a CDS encoding NADH-quinone oxidoreductase subunit B family protein — translated: MFEEILKNVLSKKKVIPFPEGFTIAPEQEAKIVDFQEKIDRIFHRSLRIRQIDAGSCNACEWECTALTNPIYDIQRFGVDFVASPRHADVLLVTGPVSRQMELALKRTYIATPEPKLVVACGDCARDGGIYKGSYAVTNGVANVIPVDGYIPGCPPTPAAILLGLSRIIGELIDKRA